From Haloarcula sp. CBA1127, a single genomic window includes:
- a CDS encoding CopG family ribbon-helix-helix protein: MGVVSISMPDELEERIDTFADEHGYTGRSEVVREAVRNLMGEFEDKRLEDRELMAIVTVLFDYETTTVEEKMMHLRHDHESIVASNFHSHVGDRYCMELFVLEGQLDDISAFVGKVRATKDTLSVDYSVLPVDDINLFR, from the coding sequence ATGGGCGTTGTTAGTATCTCGATGCCGGACGAACTGGAGGAGCGAATCGACACGTTCGCCGACGAACACGGGTACACGGGTCGCAGCGAGGTTGTTCGGGAAGCGGTCAGGAATCTGATGGGGGAGTTCGAGGACAAGCGGCTGGAGGACCGCGAACTGATGGCGATCGTCACTGTGTTGTTCGACTACGAGACGACAACCGTCGAGGAGAAAATGATGCATCTCCGTCACGACCACGAGTCCATTGTTGCGTCGAACTTCCACAGTCACGTCGGCGACCGGTACTGTATGGAACTATTCGTGCTGGAGGGACAGCTAGATGACATTTCCGCGTTCGTGGGCAAAGTCCGAGCTACGAAAGACACGCTGTCAGTCGATTACTCGGTGCTGCCGGTCGACGACATAAACCTGTTCAGGTGA
- a CDS encoding PLP-dependent cysteine synthase family protein, whose translation MEDSILDTIGSPLVSVHAPEGATVAAKIESFNPGGSAKDRPAKYMIGDAERNGTLEPGDTLVEPTSGNTGIGMAMVGATKGYDVVLVMPSSKSPERRQIMKAYGAEIELVEGDISDAKERADELCDRDDHVQLRQFENPANPTAHYETTGEEILEQVGDRTVDALVAGVGTGGTLTGTGRRLREAYPEMDIVAVEPADNAVLSGMEPGTGEDSFQGMGPGFVSDNLDTDLLDDVLTVELPDAEDECRRLAHDEGILVGQSSGASNLAAREVAEQLVADGVDDPLVVTVYWDSGERYMSTGMFD comes from the coding sequence ATGGAAGACTCTATTCTCGATACAATCGGGTCCCCGCTGGTCTCGGTTCACGCACCGGAGGGTGCAACCGTTGCAGCGAAGATCGAGTCGTTCAACCCAGGCGGGTCCGCGAAGGACCGGCCGGCGAAGTACATGATCGGCGACGCCGAGCGAAACGGCACACTCGAACCGGGTGATACGCTGGTCGAACCGACGAGTGGCAACACCGGCATCGGGATGGCGATGGTTGGCGCGACCAAAGGCTACGACGTGGTGCTGGTGATGCCGTCCTCGAAGTCACCGGAGCGCCGCCAGATAATGAAAGCCTACGGCGCGGAGATCGAACTGGTCGAGGGCGACATCTCCGACGCGAAAGAGCGTGCGGACGAACTGTGCGACCGCGACGACCACGTCCAGTTACGGCAGTTCGAAAACCCGGCGAATCCGACGGCGCACTACGAGACGACGGGCGAGGAAATACTCGAACAGGTGGGCGACCGGACTGTCGATGCGCTGGTTGCGGGCGTCGGAACCGGCGGCACACTCACCGGTACCGGCCGTCGGCTACGGGAAGCGTACCCCGAGATGGATATCGTCGCGGTCGAACCCGCGGACAACGCCGTCCTCTCGGGGATGGAGCCGGGCACTGGTGAAGATAGCTTCCAGGGAATGGGACCGGGCTTCGTCAGCGACAACTTAGACACCGATCTGCTGGACGACGTGCTGACGGTCGAACTCCCGGATGCAGAAGACGAGTGCCGACGACTCGCCCACGATGAGGGTATCCTCGTCGGCCAATCCTCGGGTGCGTCGAACCTCGCCGCGCGCGAGGTAGCCGAGCAACTCGTCGCGGACGGCGTCGACGACCCACTCGTGGTCACAGTCTACTGGGACAGCGGCGAGCGGTATATGTCGACCGGAATGTTCGACTGA
- a CDS encoding DUF5804 family protein: MTQVCLVGSEDVNLRYELLSRETARNALATYDLQEPFENTVAVDTVSLGAAVALLNDLNWYLVRFADAAFVRDPSISETEWLSRNLAAAIRDDDVAPEDTGRFLKVYGIVESDVPDESTDEASSEGEPEPTPDTQAMETERPPELVEPMLLTRTGDTIPEYDLRDVDDTLTVRVTESEFGA, translated from the coding sequence ATGACGCAGGTCTGTCTCGTCGGGAGCGAGGACGTGAATCTCCGGTACGAACTCCTCTCTCGCGAGACCGCTCGGAACGCACTCGCCACCTACGACCTGCAGGAACCGTTCGAGAACACCGTCGCCGTCGACACCGTGAGCCTCGGCGCAGCTGTGGCGCTCCTGAACGATCTGAACTGGTATCTCGTCCGCTTTGCTGACGCCGCGTTCGTCCGTGACCCTTCGATCAGCGAGACGGAATGGCTCTCCCGGAACCTCGCCGCAGCGATCCGGGACGACGACGTTGCTCCCGAGGATACCGGTCGCTTTCTCAAGGTGTACGGTATCGTCGAGTCGGACGTACCCGACGAATCTACTGACGAAGCCTCGTCTGAAGGTGAACCGGAGCCAACGCCCGACACACAGGCGATGGAGACCGAGCGCCCACCCGAGCTTGTCGAGCCGATGCTCCTGACACGGACTGGAGACACGATTCCCGAGTACGACCTTCGAGACGTGGACGACACGCTCACCGTCAGGGTGACCGAATCGGAGTTCGGGGCCTGA
- a CDS encoding tRNA sulfurtransferase, which produces MHPPDADSVLVRHGELGVKSDQVRRKMEGQLADNLRAMFDARGLSGDIEQRRNRLFVHTSQPEGVTAAAADTFGVTSASAVTTVEPTLSAIEAALAATTREQYDGGAFAVNARRAGPADAHPFSSTDIESDGGTAVWEAIDELGGDPAVDLDDPDFELFVECRADEAYVFCEKRSGPGGLPLGTQRPVVALVSGGIDSPVAAWKVMKRGAPVLPVYVDLGDYGGPDHRARAVSTVETLATYAPGHDLSLSVIDAGDIVTDLSQNLGSLRMLVLRRFMLAAAEAIANECDAVGIVTGEAIGQKSSQTSANIAVTDAATTLPVHRPNLTVDKSKITNHARSIGTFEDSTIDTGCNRVAPSHPETNASLEAIRAAEPDDLFERAEACARDRTVVPIES; this is translated from the coding sequence ATGCATCCGCCAGACGCCGACAGCGTGCTCGTTCGCCACGGAGAACTCGGCGTCAAGAGCGACCAAGTCCGTCGAAAGATGGAGGGGCAACTGGCGGACAACCTCCGCGCAATGTTCGACGCGCGCGGCTTGTCAGGAGACATCGAACAGCGCCGGAACCGGCTGTTCGTCCACACTTCCCAGCCCGAGGGCGTGACCGCGGCCGCGGCCGACACGTTCGGCGTCACCTCCGCCTCGGCGGTCACGACCGTCGAACCGACGCTGTCTGCAATCGAAGCGGCACTGGCCGCAACCACGCGAGAACAGTACGATGGTGGCGCTTTCGCTGTCAACGCTCGCCGGGCGGGGCCGGCGGACGCACATCCCTTTTCGAGTACAGACATCGAATCCGACGGCGGGACCGCCGTCTGGGAGGCAATCGATGAACTGGGTGGCGATCCCGCTGTCGACCTCGACGACCCCGATTTCGAACTGTTCGTCGAGTGTCGCGCCGACGAGGCCTACGTCTTCTGTGAGAAACGTTCGGGACCCGGTGGCCTCCCGCTCGGGACCCAGCGACCCGTCGTCGCCCTCGTCAGCGGCGGCATCGACTCGCCTGTCGCTGCCTGGAAAGTGATGAAACGCGGCGCACCCGTGCTCCCCGTCTACGTTGACCTCGGTGACTACGGTGGCCCCGATCACCGGGCGCGAGCCGTTTCGACCGTCGAAACGCTCGCCACGTACGCACCCGGACACGACCTGTCGCTGTCCGTAATCGACGCCGGTGACATCGTCACCGACCTCTCTCAAAACCTCGGGTCCCTCCGAATGCTCGTTCTCCGCCGGTTCATGCTCGCAGCCGCCGAAGCTATCGCGAACGAGTGTGACGCCGTCGGCATCGTCACCGGCGAAGCAATCGGGCAGAAGTCCAGCCAGACGAGCGCGAACATTGCCGTCACCGATGCCGCAACTACGCTTCCAGTACACCGACCGAACCTCACCGTTGATAAGTCCAAGATTACCAATCACGCACGGTCTATCGGGACCTTCGAGGACTCGACAATCGACACCGGTTGCAACCGCGTCGCGCCATCACATCCGGAAACTAATGCCTCGCTCGAAGCAATTCGGGCGGCCGAGCCCGACGACCTGTTCGAGCGCGCCGAAGCCTGTGCCCGGGACCGCACTGTCGTCCCCATCGAAAGCTAA
- a CDS encoding methionine adenosyltransferase, giving the protein MTERNIHVQPASGLAVEDQDIEVVERKGIGHPDSICDGIAETVSRALAQTYIDRFGTVLHYNTDETQLVAGTAAPAYGGGEVLEPIYILVVGRATKKFDGERIPAESIALRAARDYLDEQFPHLDLGSDVIVDVQFGEGSGDLQTVFGEEAAIPMANDTSYGVGHAPLTETEQIVRNTEQKLTGEYAESNPVVGQDVKVMGKREGDHIDVTVAVAMVDEHVPDLGAYKTAVSDVQSFVTDLAEEYTDRDVTVHVNTADDYDAESIYLTTTGTSAEQGDDGSVGRGNRANGLITPNRPMSMEATSGKNPVNHIGKIYNLLSTAIAQSVANEVDGIRQVQMRLLSQIGSPIDEPHVADATVVTEDGVAVGDVEADIQATIDDELADVTDITRQVIEGDLSTF; this is encoded by the coding sequence ATGACCGAGCGGAACATCCACGTCCAACCTGCGAGCGGGCTCGCCGTCGAAGATCAGGATATCGAAGTCGTAGAGCGCAAGGGTATCGGCCATCCGGACTCTATCTGTGACGGCATCGCGGAGACAGTGTCGCGTGCGCTGGCACAGACGTACATCGACCGGTTCGGCACAGTCTTGCACTACAACACCGACGAGACACAGCTCGTCGCCGGCACTGCCGCCCCGGCGTACGGCGGCGGCGAAGTGCTTGAGCCGATCTACATTCTGGTCGTCGGTCGAGCGACGAAGAAGTTCGACGGCGAACGCATCCCAGCCGAAAGTATTGCCCTCCGGGCCGCACGCGACTACCTCGACGAGCAGTTCCCCCACCTCGACCTCGGCTCCGACGTCATCGTTGACGTTCAGTTCGGTGAAGGGTCAGGTGACCTCCAGACCGTGTTCGGCGAGGAAGCAGCAATTCCGATGGCGAACGATACCAGCTACGGCGTCGGCCACGCCCCGCTAACGGAAACCGAACAGATCGTCCGCAACACCGAGCAGAAATTGACCGGCGAGTACGCCGAGTCCAACCCAGTCGTCGGCCAAGACGTGAAGGTGATGGGCAAGCGCGAGGGAGACCACATCGACGTGACGGTGGCCGTTGCGATGGTTGACGAACACGTTCCGGACCTCGGCGCGTACAAAACCGCTGTTTCGGATGTCCAATCGTTCGTCACCGACCTCGCCGAGGAGTACACCGACCGGGACGTGACGGTCCACGTCAACACGGCCGACGACTACGACGCCGAATCCATCTATCTCACCACCACGGGAACCAGCGCCGAGCAGGGCGATGACGGCTCTGTCGGGCGCGGGAACCGCGCGAATGGCCTCATCACGCCGAACCGCCCGATGAGCATGGAAGCGACATCGGGGAAGAACCCCGTCAACCACATCGGGAAGATATACAATCTCCTCTCGACAGCTATCGCACAGTCCGTCGCAAATGAGGTCGATGGCATCCGGCAGGTCCAGATGCGCCTGCTCTCACAGATCGGGTCACCGATCGACGAGCCCCACGTCGCCGACGCGACGGTCGTCACCGAAGACGGCGTCGCGGTCGGCGACGTCGAAGCGGACATCCAGGCCACAATCGACGACGAACTGGCCGACGTGACCGACATCACGCGGCAGGTCATTGAGGGCGATCTCTCGACGTTCTAA
- the cyaB gene encoding class IV adenylate cyclase has protein sequence MYEVEVKVPADIEAVAERLDELGAEQVDTVIQTDTYYDAPHRDFAETDEAFRVRRETRKGETNAKVTYKGPLLEAESKSREEFETGVEDGDDIDAIVQHLGFEPAATVRKNRRVYEVREYDVTLDAVDDVGEFVEVERETDGDIEPVREGAYEVLQDLGLNPNDQQRTSYLGMLLSDANE, from the coding sequence ATGTACGAAGTCGAGGTGAAAGTGCCAGCGGATATCGAGGCTGTCGCGGAGAGACTAGACGAACTCGGGGCCGAACAGGTCGACACGGTGATCCAGACAGACACGTACTACGACGCCCCCCATCGGGATTTCGCCGAGACAGACGAGGCGTTCCGGGTCCGCCGTGAAACCAGAAAGGGGGAAACGAACGCGAAAGTCACATACAAAGGGCCGCTGCTCGAAGCAGAATCGAAAAGCCGTGAGGAGTTCGAAACGGGCGTCGAGGACGGCGACGACATCGACGCTATCGTCCAGCACCTCGGCTTCGAGCCCGCGGCGACCGTCCGGAAGAACCGCCGGGTCTACGAGGTCCGGGAGTACGATGTCACCCTCGACGCTGTCGACGACGTCGGCGAGTTTGTCGAAGTCGAACGAGAGACCGACGGCGACATCGAACCCGTTCGAGAGGGGGCCTACGAGGTGCTTCAGGACCTCGGTCTGAACCCCAACGACCAGCAGCGGACCTCCTATCTCGGCATGCTACTTAGCGATGCGAACGAGTAA
- a CDS encoding threonine/serine dehydratase has protein sequence MAGRYEPIDSPDETTLFPYHDLTPPTVPTVARARQRIRQHLPETPLVRSEALSEALNADVLLKREDTLPTGAFKVRGGVNLVASLDEEFHDAGLLAASTGNHGQSIAWAGREFDVPVTIGVPEEANAGKVDALEQLGAEVIQYGEDYDEAREHIEDLATQRAARYVHSGNEPKLLAGVGTAGLEILDERPDVDRVFCPVGGGTAAAGYCVTLGAMTDADVVGVQAAGAPAVYRAWQDETLDALDSVDTIAEGVATRVPFALPTEILQAGLADFRLVSEDAITDAVARLFETDRIVMEGACATAVAAAIQAGDELRGETVVLPISGRNIDREKFDRLLAESEY, from the coding sequence ATGGCCGGTCGCTACGAACCGATCGACTCCCCGGACGAGACGACCCTCTTTCCGTACCACGACCTGACGCCGCCGACAGTTCCAACGGTCGCGCGCGCCCGGCAACGCATCCGACAGCACCTCCCAGAGACGCCCCTTGTCCGCAGCGAAGCCCTCTCCGAAGCTCTCAACGCGGATGTTCTGCTCAAGCGCGAGGACACGCTCCCGACCGGCGCGTTCAAAGTCCGCGGCGGCGTGAACCTCGTCGCGTCCCTCGACGAGGAGTTCCACGATGCCGGACTGCTCGCCGCGAGCACGGGAAACCACGGCCAGTCTATTGCCTGGGCCGGCCGTGAGTTCGACGTGCCAGTCACTATCGGTGTCCCCGAAGAAGCCAACGCGGGAAAGGTCGACGCGCTGGAGCAACTCGGGGCAGAGGTCATCCAGTACGGCGAGGACTACGACGAGGCCCGCGAACACATCGAGGACTTGGCGACCCAGCGTGCGGCACGCTACGTTCACTCGGGCAACGAACCGAAGCTGCTCGCTGGCGTCGGCACAGCAGGCCTCGAAATCCTCGACGAACGACCCGACGTTGACCGCGTGTTCTGTCCCGTCGGCGGCGGCACCGCCGCGGCCGGGTACTGCGTCACGCTCGGGGCGATGACCGACGCCGATGTCGTCGGCGTGCAGGCTGCGGGCGCGCCCGCGGTGTACCGCGCTTGGCAGGACGAGACGCTGGACGCCCTCGACAGCGTCGACACTATCGCCGAGGGTGTCGCAACCCGGGTTCCGTTCGCGCTCCCGACCGAAATCCTGCAGGCGGGACTCGCCGATTTCCGGCTCGTGTCCGAAGACGCCATTACCGATGCCGTGGCGCGCCTGTTCGAGACGGACCGCATCGTCATGGAGGGTGCCTGCGCGACGGCTGTCGCCGCAGCAATTCAGGCTGGTGACGAATTACGGGGCGAGACGGTCGTTCTCCCCATTTCGGGGCGGAACATCGACCGAGAGAAGTTCGACCGACTGCTGGCCGAAAGCGAGTACTAG
- a CDS encoding peptidylprolyl isomerase, translating to MSNESETDVDEETADEEEQAEGLQKGDVVKLAYTARTVDGGQLVDTTDEEVAEDDGIDTEQQEFGPRTIVLGENHIFPDVEQDIYGKEVGDEGDVTVAAADAFGEYDEEEVRTVSKDKIPEDDRYPGAHVDLEGEHGHVETIIGGRARVDFNHPLAGEDVEYDYEVLEEVTDREEKAQGIIQMMLDMELDVWFETDTVEEEQLVESEDDEDEDEESEPEYETVEVEKETLYIEATPQLTMNQQWMMGKQQIAQQLTQLLDIDRIIVQEEIGGGGMGMPGMMGGMGGAGGADIEDALEDADVDAEEIVEEIEGAEE from the coding sequence ATGAGCAACGAGTCTGAGACTGACGTAGACGAGGAGACCGCAGACGAAGAAGAACAGGCTGAGGGACTCCAGAAAGGCGATGTCGTCAAGCTCGCCTACACCGCCCGCACCGTCGACGGCGGCCAGCTTGTCGACACGACCGACGAAGAAGTCGCTGAAGACGACGGTATCGATACCGAACAGCAGGAGTTCGGCCCGCGAACCATCGTGCTGGGCGAGAACCACATTTTCCCGGATGTCGAGCAGGACATCTACGGCAAGGAAGTCGGCGACGAGGGTGACGTGACCGTCGCGGCCGCTGACGCCTTCGGCGAGTACGACGAGGAAGAGGTCCGGACGGTTTCGAAGGACAAGATCCCTGAAGACGACCGCTACCCAGGTGCCCACGTTGACCTCGAGGGTGAACACGGCCACGTCGAGACCATCATCGGCGGCCGCGCGCGAGTGGACTTCAACCACCCGCTGGCCGGTGAAGACGTCGAGTACGACTATGAAGTCCTCGAAGAGGTCACGGACCGCGAGGAGAAGGCACAGGGCATCATCCAGATGATGCTCGACATGGAGCTCGACGTGTGGTTCGAGACTGACACCGTCGAGGAAGAACAGCTCGTCGAAAGCGAGGACGACGAGGACGAAGACGAAGAGTCCGAGCCCGAGTACGAAACCGTCGAAGTCGAGAAAGAGACGCTCTACATCGAGGCGACGCCGCAGCTGACGATGAACCAGCAGTGGATGATGGGCAAGCAGCAGATCGCCCAGCAGCTCACGCAGCTACTCGATATTGACCGCATCATCGTGCAGGAAGAGATCGGTGGCGGCGGCATGGGTATGCCCGGCATGATGGGCGGCATGGGCGGTGCCGGCGGCGCTGACATCGAAGATGCGCTGGAAGATGCCGACGTTGACGCCGAAGAGATCGTCGAAGAGATCGAAGGCGCCGAAGAGTAA
- a CDS encoding CDP-4-dehydro-6-deoxy-D-gulose 4-reductase: MLAIAGGKGGCGKTTIALGLGQALGTPTRRSLVVDTDRDMPNLHRRAGVAPTPGIADITASAEPTAVAQPATTVENVDVLPCQTAPGAAIDNAIGSLSRCDGPVVLDCPAGAGPDAARPLRAADRTVLVSAPTRQSLTDTAKTAAIARALDAPPALTVLVGSDGSVDPSPLLSCPETVHVPSVSKPLESDRAAAKYVEIANVLAKRNT, from the coding sequence ATGCTCGCAATCGCTGGCGGCAAGGGTGGCTGTGGCAAAACGACCATCGCCCTCGGGCTCGGCCAGGCACTGGGAACGCCCACCCGGCGGTCGCTAGTCGTGGACACCGACCGCGACATGCCGAACCTCCACCGTCGCGCTGGCGTCGCTCCGACACCCGGAATCGCTGATATCACAGCCTCGGCTGAGCCGACCGCAGTTGCCCAGCCCGCCACGACCGTCGAGAACGTCGACGTACTTCCCTGTCAGACCGCACCCGGAGCCGCTATCGACAATGCTATCGGCAGTCTGTCCCGGTGTGATGGCCCTGTAGTACTCGACTGTCCAGCCGGCGCTGGCCCGGACGCCGCGCGGCCGCTACGGGCGGCTGACAGGACAGTGCTCGTGAGCGCACCAACCCGCCAGAGCCTCACCGACACAGCCAAAACCGCGGCGATTGCCCGTGCGCTTGACGCACCGCCTGCCCTCACAGTCCTCGTCGGCAGTGACGGGTCCGTAGACCCATCGCCACTGCTGTCCTGCCCAGAGACAGTACACGTTCCGTCGGTGTCGAAGCCGCTGGAATCGGACCGGGCGGCGGCAAAATACGTCGAGATAGCGAACGTTCTCGCCAAGCGGAATACTTAA
- a CDS encoding VCBS repeat-containing protein, whose product MNLHHERIEASPPASTMSFCLTTDLTGNGRPDVIVGALGDEHEVQFPLVDKSVDLLSVFGMGPLARWLQTNVFWYENPGWERHDVASAPELSVGGSLGDITGNSRPDMVAGQNIHQHKLWWFEIPDNPRKQWTRRLITDDFEKYHDTAVADVDGDGQNEVVGLSQESKTVFYYDIPADPTREPWPVANRHVVAEDLDVEGVAVEDIDGDGAVEIVAGPNVFHRTADGWDREPIAEDWQCTRVAIKDVDGDGDLEIILVEGDEPYLDDRPARLGVFDPPEWDLTLLHDDLSNPHSLDVADFDGDGNPDIFVAEMGLEDGHEPRQLVFHNDGAGNFEQKELNTGIPTHEAKVVDLDGDGIPDIVGKAYTEPRVDVWQSNP is encoded by the coding sequence ATGAACCTACATCACGAGCGCATCGAAGCCTCGCCGCCGGCGAGCACGATGAGCTTCTGTCTCACAACCGACCTCACGGGAAATGGTCGACCGGACGTCATCGTCGGGGCGCTCGGCGACGAGCACGAGGTCCAGTTCCCGCTGGTCGATAAGTCGGTCGACTTGCTGTCCGTGTTCGGCATGGGGCCGCTGGCCCGCTGGCTTCAGACGAACGTGTTCTGGTACGAAAACCCCGGCTGGGAGCGCCACGACGTCGCCAGCGCACCGGAACTCTCTGTCGGTGGCTCGCTCGGCGACATCACGGGGAACAGCCGACCGGACATGGTGGCCGGCCAGAACATCCACCAGCACAAACTGTGGTGGTTCGAGATACCGGACAACCCGCGGAAGCAGTGGACGCGCCGGCTCATCACCGACGATTTCGAGAAATATCACGACACCGCTGTGGCGGACGTGGACGGCGATGGACAGAACGAGGTCGTTGGGCTGTCCCAGGAGTCAAAGACAGTGTTCTACTACGATATTCCTGCGGACCCGACGCGAGAACCGTGGCCGGTGGCCAACCGACACGTCGTCGCCGAGGACCTCGATGTTGAGGGTGTCGCTGTCGAGGACATTGACGGGGACGGTGCGGTCGAAATCGTCGCCGGCCCCAACGTCTTCCACCGGACGGCCGACGGGTGGGACCGGGAGCCAATCGCCGAGGACTGGCAGTGTACTCGCGTCGCTATCAAGGACGTTGACGGCGACGGCGACCTAGAGATAATCCTCGTCGAGGGTGACGAACCGTATCTCGACGACCGCCCGGCCAGGCTGGGCGTGTTCGACCCACCCGAGTGGGACCTGACCCTGCTGCACGACGACCTTTCGAACCCGCACAGCCTCGACGTGGCGGACTTCGACGGTGACGGTAATCCCGATATCTTCGTCGCAGAAATGGGTTTAGAGGACGGACACGAACCGCGACAGCTCGTGTTCCACAACGACGGCGCGGGGAATTTCGAGCAGAAAGAACTGAACACCGGCATCCCCACCCACGAGGCGAAGGTCGTCGACCTTGACGGTGACGGCATCCCAGACATCGTCGGCAAGGCGTACACCGAGCCCCGCGTCGATGTCTGGCAGAGCAACCCCTGA
- the pyrB gene encoding aspartate carbamoyltransferase produces the protein MRHDHIISAKQLSRGDIETVLDHAADIAADPGAFADRHSDTLLGLLFFEPSTRTKMSFTTAMKRLGGDIVDMGSVESSSVKKGESLADTVRVVEGYTDALVLRHPMEGSAKMASEFVDVPLVNAGDGAGQHPTQTLLDLYTIRENAGFDDLTIGIMGDLKYGRTVHSLAHALTTVDARQHFISPESLQLPRSVRYDLHEAGAGIREHTDLDEILPDLDVLYVTRIQAERFPDESEYREVAGQYQIDADTLDAAKDDLTVMHPLPRVDEIAHDVDETTHAQYFQQAHNGVPVRMALLDLILGGDQ, from the coding sequence ATGCGGCACGACCACATCATCAGCGCGAAACAACTCTCGCGGGGCGACATCGAGACGGTGCTCGACCACGCGGCTGACATCGCGGCTGACCCGGGAGCGTTCGCGGACCGGCACAGCGACACGCTGCTTGGCCTCCTCTTTTTCGAGCCGAGCACCCGGACGAAGATGAGCTTCACAACGGCGATGAAACGCCTCGGCGGCGACATCGTCGACATGGGCTCCGTCGAGTCCTCCAGCGTGAAAAAAGGCGAGTCACTGGCCGACACTGTCCGCGTCGTCGAGGGGTACACCGACGCGCTCGTGCTCCGGCACCCAATGGAGGGCTCTGCGAAGATGGCGAGCGAGTTCGTCGACGTGCCGCTCGTCAACGCCGGCGACGGGGCCGGTCAGCACCCGACACAGACGCTGCTCGACCTCTACACGATCCGTGAGAACGCCGGCTTCGACGACTTGACTATCGGCATCATGGGCGACCTGAAGTACGGACGAACCGTCCACTCGCTGGCCCACGCACTCACGACCGTCGACGCCAGGCAGCACTTCATCAGCCCCGAATCGCTCCAGCTCCCGCGCTCGGTCCGGTACGACCTCCACGAGGCCGGTGCGGGCATCCGCGAGCACACCGACCTCGACGAGATTCTCCCCGATCTGGACGTGCTCTACGTGACACGCATCCAGGCCGAGCGGTTCCCCGACGAGAGCGAGTACCGCGAAGTCGCCGGCCAGTACCAGATCGACGCCGACACGCTGGACGCGGCCAAGGACGACCTGACCGTGATGCACCCGCTCCCGCGCGTCGACGAGATCGCCCACGATGTCGACGAAACCACCCACGCACAGTACTTCCAGCAGGCCCACAACGGCGTCCCGGTACGGATGGCCCTGCTCGACCTGATTCTCGGAGGCGACCAATGA
- the pyrI gene encoding aspartate carbamoyltransferase regulatory subunit yields MSDNDQQLRVSKIQNGTVIDHIAGGQALNVLAILGIDGTSGDSVSVAMNMPSDRLGHKDVVKVEGRELSQDEVDVLSLIAPAATINIIRDYEVVEKGRVERPSVVEGVLECPNHNCITTENEPVDSRFAVSDDGVRCEYCDTIIRDDLPAHILAE; encoded by the coding sequence ATGAGCGACAACGACCAGCAACTCCGCGTCTCGAAGATCCAGAACGGCACCGTCATCGACCACATTGCGGGCGGCCAGGCGTTGAACGTCCTGGCAATTCTCGGCATTGACGGCACCAGCGGCGACTCCGTCTCCGTCGCGATGAATATGCCATCCGACCGTCTGGGGCACAAAGATGTCGTCAAAGTCGAGGGCCGCGAACTCTCTCAGGACGAGGTCGACGTGCTCTCGCTCATCGCCCCCGCAGCGACGATCAACATCATTCGCGACTACGAGGTCGTGGAAAAAGGCCGCGTCGAGCGCCCGTCGGTCGTCGAGGGCGTCCTCGAATGCCCGAACCACAACTGCATCACGACCGAGAACGAACCCGTCGACTCGCGCTTTGCCGTCAGCGACGACGGTGTCCGCTGTGAGTACTGCGATACGATCATCCGCGATGACCTGCCGGCACACATCCTCGCAGAGTAA